Genomic window (Nitrosophilus kaiyonis):
ATAATAATTGATAAAAATTTCAGCGGTTCAAATATTTCAGCAAAAGAGCTAAAATAAAAAAGAACTCCTGCTAAAAAAATAAGTGCAATAAGGCCGCTAATTCTATCAAGCAGAGTTGCTTGAATAAGCAAAATTGCAGGAGTGTTAAATCTCTTTCTTAAAATATATATTTTATATCCATCTCCCCCAATGCCTCCTGGTAAAAAAAGATTATAAAACATTCCAAGATAATATAGAGTTAAATTTTTAATTTCACTAAGATTTATCCCTATTTCTTTGAAATAGTAGTTTAGTCTTATTGAACTTATAATTTTTGAAAGATTAAAAAATATAAAAGCTAAAAAGAGATAATAAACATTGCTTTTTTTTAAAATCTCAAAAAGTCTGCTTGTATCAATCTGAGATAATACAAAAAAGAGTAAAAGAAGAGAAAAAACAATTTTAAAAAATGTTTTTACTCTTTTTTTTAAATGGCTATTATCCAATGTTTAATGTCCTATAAATTTTTCTTTT
Coding sequences:
- a CDS encoding lysylphosphatidylglycerol synthase transmembrane domain-containing protein — its product is MDNSHLKKRVKTFFKIVFSLLLLFFVLSQIDTSRLFEILKKSNVYYLFLAFIFFNLSKIISSIRLNYYFKEIGINLSEIKNLTLYYLGMFYNLFLPGGIGGDGYKIYILRKRFNTPAILLIQATLLDRISGLIALIFLAGVLFYFSSFAEIFEPLKFLSIIIAFIIYPIFLYLHKKLFKNFLTYLDKTTFLGFIVQSLQLICAFFIIKSLPDSVNYIDFLTLFLISSVVAVLPITIGGVGARELTFLYGLKLINTDPSVGIAFSFIFFLITMISSAIGIFFIHRY